A genome region from Natronobeatus ordinarius includes the following:
- a CDS encoding PAS domain S-box protein, whose translation MDGSRGPTEPGDVLIVGDEPEAASAASSLATGDVSLAVAVETTIDDALERATTGDVDCLLWIEGSATGWADALERVRAHSPALPVVLLAEDGVDTAAAIAAGVTDVFEGPLEGHRATQLGRRLRGYAAAYRAERADEETWGGPQFRSIFEHSPNMISIHDEDGVIHNVNRRTCEKLGYDREELIGMNVAEVEVDHDPEELSTRWRSYEFGEPITVEGRNRRADGSEFPVRVSLGRIEVDGEELILAKLQDMSEEKARANELERYERIVENVPVGVFRLSLDPEVAFEFVNPAMVTMVGADSEGELLGRSPEEVCLEPDVRERLRARLFDDEEPLVSYEVRLQTLSGEPFWGAVTAIRTEADGERYVDSVVQDVTERKRAEQRRNESEAHLRQAQAVADISSWHYDVSSDTLKWSDDVYARLGIPVAEGRLDLERFFEYVHPDDLPRLEAEWASALEGDSYDLEYRVVVDGEPTWIRERAEATVDASGAVEGVVGILQDVTEWKAYEQRLEAQNEQLEVLNRIVRHDIRNHMNIVEGYAAELREGLEGRRTRMAERIVAAARELLSTSQKIREVDRLLADGPDRRPTDLAALVDDVLEECGERYPEGECTAAVPDGMWVEGSDALRFALENVIENGLEHNDAAEPRVAVTALERETDGVLEVRISDNGPGIPKAEYELLTGRRESTQVEHTSGLGLWAVNWIVTDIGGDLRFDVDEPRGTTAVLELPRVEAPEAS comes from the coding sequence ATGGATGGGAGCAGGGGACCGACCGAGCCGGGAGACGTGCTCATCGTGGGCGACGAACCGGAGGCGGCGTCGGCTGCCTCGTCGCTCGCGACCGGCGACGTGTCGCTCGCGGTCGCCGTCGAAACCACGATCGACGACGCGCTCGAGCGCGCGACGACCGGCGACGTCGACTGTCTCCTGTGGATCGAGGGGTCGGCGACGGGCTGGGCCGACGCCCTCGAGCGCGTTCGGGCGCACAGTCCCGCGCTCCCCGTCGTGCTCCTCGCCGAGGACGGCGTCGACACCGCGGCGGCGATCGCCGCCGGCGTCACGGACGTCTTCGAGGGACCGCTCGAGGGACATCGGGCGACGCAGCTCGGGCGGCGGCTTCGCGGCTACGCCGCGGCGTATCGGGCCGAACGAGCGGACGAGGAGACGTGGGGCGGCCCGCAGTTCCGGTCGATCTTCGAGCACTCGCCGAACATGATCTCGATCCACGACGAGGACGGGGTCATCCACAACGTCAACCGTCGTACGTGTGAAAAGCTGGGCTACGACCGCGAGGAGCTGATCGGGATGAACGTCGCGGAGGTCGAAGTGGACCACGACCCCGAGGAGCTCTCGACGCGCTGGCGCTCGTACGAGTTCGGCGAGCCGATCACGGTCGAGGGGCGCAACCGACGGGCGGACGGCTCCGAGTTTCCGGTCCGGGTCAGCCTCGGGCGGATCGAGGTCGACGGCGAGGAGCTGATCCTCGCAAAACTGCAGGATATGAGCGAGGAGAAGGCTCGGGCGAACGAACTCGAGCGCTACGAGCGGATCGTCGAGAACGTCCCCGTCGGCGTCTTTCGGCTCTCGCTCGACCCCGAGGTGGCGTTCGAGTTCGTCAACCCGGCGATGGTCACGATGGTCGGAGCGGATTCGGAGGGGGAGCTGCTCGGGCGCTCCCCCGAGGAGGTGTGTCTCGAGCCCGATGTCCGGGAGCGCCTCCGTGCCCGGCTGTTCGACGACGAGGAGCCGCTCGTCAGCTACGAGGTCCGCCTGCAGACGCTTTCGGGAGAGCCCTTCTGGGGAGCCGTCACCGCCATCCGGACCGAAGCGGACGGCGAGCGATACGTCGACAGCGTCGTCCAGGACGTCACCGAGCGGAAACGAGCGGAGCAGCGACGGAACGAAAGCGAGGCGCACCTCCGGCAGGCCCAGGCGGTCGCCGACATCAGCAGCTGGCACTACGACGTCTCGAGTGACACGCTCAAGTGGTCCGACGACGTGTACGCCCGATTGGGCATCCCGGTCGCCGAGGGCCGGTTGGACCTCGAGCGCTTCTTCGAGTACGTCCACCCCGACGATCTGCCACGCCTCGAGGCCGAGTGGGCGTCCGCGCTCGAGGGCGACTCCTACGACCTCGAGTATCGCGTCGTCGTCGACGGCGAACCGACGTGGATCCGGGAGCGAGCCGAGGCGACGGTCGACGCGAGCGGAGCCGTCGAGGGCGTCGTCGGAATTCTGCAGGACGTCACCGAGTGGAAAGCCTACGAACAGCGCCTCGAGGCACAGAACGAACAGCTCGAGGTGCTCAACCGGATCGTCCGTCACGACATCCGCAACCACATGAACATCGTCGAGGGCTACGCCGCCGAGCTTCGAGAGGGTCTCGAGGGGAGGCGGACGCGGATGGCCGAGCGGATCGTCGCCGCCGCCCGCGAACTGCTCTCGACCAGCCAGAAGATCCGCGAGGTTGACCGGCTGCTCGCGGACGGCCCCGATCGCCGGCCGACCGACCTGGCGGCGCTCGTCGACGACGTCCTCGAGGAGTGTGGCGAGCGATATCCGGAAGGGGAGTGCACCGCAGCCGTTCCCGACGGGATGTGGGTCGAAGGCTCCGACGCACTCCGATTCGCGCTCGAGAACGTGATCGAAAACGGCCTCGAGCACAACGACGCCGCCGAGCCACGGGTCGCGGTCACCGCGCTCGAGCGGGAGACCGACGGCGTCCTCGAGGTTCGGATCTCGGACAACGGCCCTGGGATCCCCAAGGCGGAGTACGAGTTGCTCACCGGGCGACGGGAGAGCACGCAGGTCGAGCACACGAGCGGGCTGGGGCTGTGGGCGGTCAACTGGATCGTCACCGACATCGGCGGCGACCTCCGGTTCGACGTCGACGAGCCAAGAGGGACCACCGCCGTCCTCGAGCTGCCTCGCGTCGAGGCGCCCGAGGCTAGCTGA
- a CDS encoding MBL fold metallo-hydrolase, whose product MQRITLGNTIFEGENNAYLFTGESTVLVDTGVAVSEARAELEAGLTAHGLGFADVDAVVLTHYHADHSGLAGEIQAASGATVHAHAADAPLIAGESSTWDAVHETHAQLFEEWGMPDDARESLLAHIFDGPDIRGSDPAVEPFDADETLTFGDLELEVFHTPGHAAGHACFVLKGGDEFLSGDALLPVYTPNVGGADVRVDRPLERYLETLERIADRGFDRAWPGHRDPIDDPAGRARYIVEHHEERAFRVLTVLDDHGPADAWTVSAHLFGDLEGIHVLHGPGEAYAHLEHLAREGDLERTNDGYRLTDDAAERLAGRSDDRWPL is encoded by the coding sequence ATGCAGCGAATTACGCTCGGAAACACGATCTTCGAGGGCGAGAACAACGCCTACCTGTTCACGGGCGAGTCGACCGTCCTCGTCGACACCGGCGTCGCGGTTTCCGAGGCTCGAGCCGAACTCGAGGCCGGCCTCACAGCCCACGGACTCGGCTTCGCCGACGTCGACGCGGTCGTTCTCACCCACTACCACGCCGATCACTCGGGACTGGCTGGCGAAATCCAGGCGGCGAGTGGGGCGACCGTCCACGCTCACGCCGCTGACGCACCCCTGATCGCGGGCGAGTCGTCCACGTGGGACGCCGTCCACGAGACGCACGCCCAGCTGTTCGAGGAGTGGGGGATGCCCGACGACGCCCGCGAATCGCTTCTCGCACACATCTTCGACGGCCCCGACATCCGCGGCTCCGATCCCGCGGTCGAGCCGTTCGACGCCGACGAGACGCTCACCTTCGGCGACCTCGAACTCGAGGTATTCCACACGCCGGGTCACGCCGCCGGCCACGCCTGTTTCGTCCTCAAGGGCGGCGACGAGTTCCTCTCCGGCGACGCCCTGTTGCCGGTTTACACCCCGAACGTCGGCGGCGCTGACGTCCGGGTCGACCGGCCCCTCGAGCGCTACCTCGAGACGCTCGAGCGGATCGCCGACCGCGGATTCGACCGGGCCTGGCCGGGGCATCGCGATCCGATCGACGATCCGGCGGGTCGCGCGCGCTATATCGTCGAGCATCACGAGGAACGCGCCTTCCGCGTGCTCACCGTGCTCGACGACCACGGCCCCGCCGACGCCTGGACGGTCAGCGCCCACCTCTTCGGCGACCTCGAGGGAATCCACGTCCTCCACGGGCCCGGGGAAGCGTACGCCCACCTCGAACACCTCGCCCGGGAGGGTGATCTCGAGCGGACGAACGACGGCTATCGGCTCACCGACGACGCGGCCGAGCGGCTAGCCGGGCGTTCGGATGATCGCTGGCCGCTCTGA
- a CDS encoding 2'-5' RNA ligase family protein, translated as MYSVNVPVPGRVRELAADLYPSLLSFDAVREDHSCLLKRLGDADNVHGLQQRAHRALEGAPAVEAQITGIEYFADPPLGDAPVVYLAVESPGLEAIHADLVDAFGAVPGLEAADYVPHVTLARGGDLEAARQLADREVEPVQWTVNELEFFDGSYRLPVSRVSLPA; from the coding sequence GTGTACAGCGTCAACGTTCCGGTCCCCGGCCGCGTCCGCGAACTCGCCGCCGACCTCTATCCGTCGCTGCTCAGCTTCGACGCCGTCCGCGAGGACCACTCCTGTCTGCTCAAGCGCCTGGGCGACGCCGACAACGTCCACGGACTCCAGCAGCGCGCCCACCGCGCACTCGAGGGTGCCCCGGCCGTCGAGGCCCAGATCACGGGTATCGAGTACTTCGCCGATCCGCCGCTCGGAGACGCCCCCGTCGTCTACCTCGCCGTCGAGAGCCCCGGCCTCGAGGCCATCCACGCCGACCTCGTCGACGCCTTCGGCGCCGTTCCCGGCCTCGAGGCGGCCGACTACGTCCCCCACGTAACGCTGGCCCGCGGCGGCGACCTCGAGGCGGCCCGCCAACTGGCCGACCGCGAGGTCGAGCCCGTCCAGTGGACGGTGAACGAACTCGAGTTCTTCGACGGCTCCTACCGGCTGCCGGTGAGCCGCGTCTCGTTGCCGGCCTGA
- a CDS encoding DUF7343 domain-containing protein — translation MDARGCRLLVCLLVILSCVFVGLPAAVLADVPDEPRPTGYDELKHEIELRDDGSATWTVEYRYRLDTGADEADNDTGWAELRADVESREDAYLERFEQSWMETVAEAENETERSMELSGFELEMHESSTPPEYGTLRFTFEWESFSQVEVNRIDAGDALVGFDLDERTQLVVIWPSSYDLRDNQTAVEPAPDDARETAVIWNGGETSFLEGEPRIELIEGDPSPDEPTRSVPSAWLAAFGVAAVAIVGAVGWWAVRTIGSEEPPSSASQEVPPPDDGTDGPPRELLSNEEQVLRLLEERGGRVKQQEVVGELGWTEAKTSQVVSSLREDDAVDVFRIGRENVLTLPEGDE, via the coding sequence ATGGACGCCAGGGGGTGCCGACTGCTGGTGTGTCTCCTCGTGATTCTCAGTTGCGTCTTCGTCGGCCTGCCGGCGGCCGTCCTCGCCGACGTCCCCGACGAACCACGGCCAACGGGGTACGACGAACTCAAACACGAGATCGAACTGCGCGACGATGGCTCTGCGACGTGGACGGTCGAGTACCGCTATCGGCTCGATACCGGTGCCGACGAGGCGGACAACGATACCGGCTGGGCGGAACTCCGGGCGGACGTCGAGTCGCGTGAGGACGCCTATCTCGAACGCTTCGAGCAGAGCTGGATGGAGACGGTCGCCGAAGCCGAGAACGAGACCGAGCGCTCGATGGAGCTGTCGGGGTTCGAGCTCGAGATGCACGAGAGCTCGACGCCGCCGGAGTACGGGACCCTGCGCTTTACGTTCGAGTGGGAGTCGTTCTCCCAGGTCGAGGTCAACCGGATCGACGCCGGTGACGCGCTCGTGGGGTTCGATCTCGACGAGCGGACGCAACTCGTCGTCATCTGGCCGAGCTCGTACGACCTGCGTGACAATCAGACGGCGGTCGAACCCGCCCCCGACGACGCTCGTGAAACGGCCGTCATCTGGAACGGCGGGGAGACGAGCTTCCTCGAGGGCGAGCCACGGATCGAGCTCATCGAAGGGGATCCGTCGCCCGACGAGCCGACTCGCTCCGTTCCGTCGGCGTGGCTCGCTGCGTTCGGCGTCGCTGCCGTGGCGATCGTCGGGGCGGTGGGCTGGTGGGCCGTCCGGACGATCGGGTCGGAGGAACCACCGTCGTCGGCCTCGCAGGAGGTGCCACCGCCGGATGACGGCACGGACGGCCCACCACGGGAGCTGTTGAGCAACGAAGAACAGGTTCTCAGGCTGCTCGAGGAACGAGGTGGCCGGGTCAAACAACAGGAGGTCGTCGGCGAGCTGGGCTGGACGGAGGCGAAGACCAGCCAGGTCGTGAGCAGCCTCCGCGAGGACGACGCGGTCGACGTCTTCCGGATCGGCCGGGAGAACGTCCTGACGCTGCCTGAAGGCGACGAGTGA
- a CDS encoding argininosuccinate synthase: protein MTRVALAFSGGLDTTICVPLLEEEYGYDDVIGVTVDVGQPAEEFDEAEETAEALGLDHYVVDAREEFAQLCLDSVRANASYQGYPLGTALARPVIANAILEVAEEHDCTGIAHGCTGKGNDQLRFEAVWRDSELEVIAPIRELGLTREWENEYAEKKGLPVEGGNEGEWSIDTNIWSRSVEGSELEDPSFVPGEEIYEWTQAPTGETEEIEIEFVEGYPVAVDGEELDAVSLIEYLNEVAGAYGVGRTDSMEDRMLGLKVRENYEHPAATTLLSAHEALEGLVLTQEEREFKQLIDQKWSKKAYEGLIDAPLVSALEGFVAETQKRVTGTVTIRFEGGQARAVGRDSEYAAYSASHASFDTETVGKIEQEDATGVAKYHGFQRRLANESIARLEGEESVELTTDGGTEE, encoded by the coding sequence ATGACACGTGTGGCACTCGCGTTCTCGGGTGGACTGGACACGACGATCTGTGTTCCGCTGCTCGAGGAAGAATACGGATACGACGACGTAATCGGTGTAACGGTGGACGTCGGCCAGCCGGCCGAGGAGTTCGACGAAGCCGAAGAAACTGCCGAGGCACTCGGCCTCGACCACTACGTCGTCGACGCGCGAGAGGAGTTCGCGCAACTCTGTCTCGACAGCGTTCGCGCGAACGCAAGCTACCAGGGCTACCCGCTGGGAACCGCCCTCGCGCGCCCGGTGATCGCGAACGCGATCCTCGAGGTCGCCGAGGAACACGACTGTACGGGCATCGCCCACGGCTGCACCGGCAAAGGGAACGACCAGCTTCGGTTCGAGGCCGTCTGGCGCGACTCAGAGCTCGAGGTGATCGCCCCGATCCGCGAACTCGGGCTCACGCGCGAGTGGGAGAACGAGTACGCCGAGAAGAAGGGCCTGCCCGTCGAGGGTGGAAACGAGGGCGAGTGGTCGATCGACACCAACATCTGGAGCCGTTCGGTCGAGGGTTCGGAGCTCGAGGACCCGAGCTTCGTCCCCGGCGAGGAGATTTACGAGTGGACCCAGGCGCCGACGGGCGAGACCGAGGAGATCGAGATCGAGTTCGTCGAGGGCTACCCGGTCGCCGTCGACGGCGAGGAGCTGGACGCCGTCTCGCTCATCGAGTACCTGAACGAGGTCGCCGGCGCCTACGGCGTCGGCCGCACGGACTCGATGGAAGACCGCATGCTCGGCCTGAAGGTGCGCGAGAACTACGAGCACCCCGCGGCGACGACGCTGCTTTCCGCCCACGAGGCGCTCGAGGGGCTCGTCCTCACCCAGGAAGAGCGCGAGTTCAAGCAGCTGATCGACCAGAAGTGGTCGAAGAAAGCCTACGAGGGATTAATCGACGCGCCGCTCGTGAGCGCGCTCGAGGGCTTCGTCGCGGAGACCCAGAAACGCGTCACCGGGACGGTGACGATCAGATTCGAGGGCGGTCAGGCCCGCGCGGTCGGTCGCGACAGCGAGTACGCGGCGTACTCCGCCTCCCACGCCTCCTTCGACACCGAGACGGTCGGCAAGATCGAACAGGAAGACGCCACGGGTGTCGCAAAGTACCACGGCTTTCAGCGCCGGCTGGCCAACGAGTCGATCGCGCGCCTCGAAGGCGAGGAGTCGGTCGAACTGACCACCGACGGCGGGACCGAGGAGTAA
- the argH gene encoding argininosuccinate lyase produces the protein MTQEGDESVIRRDRFSGGPARSFLSSLEADKRIFEADLAVDRAHVVMLAECDIIEDAVAGEILTALDAIEVEGHAALPEGEDVHEAIETAVIEQIGPDGGKMHTARSRNDEVATCIRYRLREDVFEALEATLTLREALCAVAAEGAETVMPGYTHLQPAQPITVAHWACSYESAVRRDTARLLEAYARINQSPLGGAAFAGTTFPIDRERTAELLGFESVIENSMDASSSRDFLLETTQALSTLATTLSGLAEDVIIFANRGFVSLSDDYSSTSSIMPQKKNPDTLELVRAVAGDAAAGVQGLTTTLKGLPRAYNRDLQRATPHAWETVDAVSEATRVAAGAVATADWNEDVLAAEAGAGFSTATGVADLLAANGLPFRTAHELVASAAERGAERANGETVSHAAERGADYDALEAAAGEVLGEGLEAYVDPDAVEAALSPAESVASRDSLGGPAPDTVAESLESARAELAADEETVAAVGADLEVAHEVLRAEVSGYV, from the coding sequence ATGACCCAGGAGGGAGACGAGAGCGTGATCCGCCGCGACCGCTTCAGCGGCGGCCCCGCCCGGAGCTTCCTCTCCTCGCTCGAGGCGGACAAGCGGATCTTCGAGGCGGATCTCGCGGTCGACCGCGCCCACGTGGTGATGCTCGCCGAGTGTGACATCATCGAGGACGCAGTCGCGGGAGAGATCCTCACGGCGCTCGACGCGATCGAGGTCGAGGGCCACGCCGCCTTGCCCGAGGGCGAGGACGTCCACGAGGCGATCGAAACCGCCGTCATCGAGCAGATCGGTCCCGACGGCGGAAAGATGCACACCGCGCGCTCGCGCAACGACGAGGTCGCCACGTGCATCCGCTACCGCCTGCGCGAGGACGTCTTCGAGGCGCTCGAGGCGACGCTGACGCTGCGCGAGGCGCTCTGTGCGGTGGCAGCTGAGGGAGCAGAAACGGTGATGCCTGGCTACACCCACCTCCAGCCCGCCCAGCCGATCACGGTCGCCCACTGGGCATGCTCCTACGAGTCGGCCGTCCGCCGCGACACGGCGCGGCTGCTCGAGGCCTACGCCCGGATCAACCAGTCGCCGCTGGGCGGGGCGGCCTTCGCGGGGACGACGTTCCCGATCGATCGCGAGCGGACGGCCGAGCTGCTCGGCTTCGAGTCGGTGATCGAGAACTCGATGGACGCCTCCTCGAGCCGGGACTTCTTACTCGAGACGACCCAGGCGCTGTCGACGCTCGCGACGACGCTGTCGGGGCTCGCCGAGGACGTGATCATCTTCGCGAACCGGGGGTTCGTTTCCCTCTCGGACGACTATTCGTCGACCTCGTCGATCATGCCCCAAAAGAAGAACCCCGACACGCTCGAGCTCGTCCGCGCGGTCGCGGGCGACGCGGCGGCCGGGGTGCAGGGCCTGACGACGACGCTCAAGGGGCTGCCCCGCGCGTACAACCGCGACTTGCAGCGGGCGACCCCCCACGCCTGGGAGACCGTCGACGCCGTCTCCGAGGCGACGCGGGTCGCCGCCGGCGCCGTCGCAACCGCCGACTGGAACGAGGACGTCCTCGCTGCGGAGGCCGGTGCGGGCTTCTCGACGGCCACCGGCGTCGCCGACCTGCTGGCCGCGAACGGGTTGCCGTTCCGGACGGCCCACGAACTGGTTGCCAGCGCGGCGGAACGCGGCGCGGAACGGGCGAACGGTGAAACCGTGAGCCACGCCGCCGAACGGGGAGCCGACTACGACGCGCTCGAGGCCGCCGCCGGGGAGGTGCTCGGCGAGGGACTCGAGGCGTACGTCGATCCCGATGCTGTCGAGGCGGCACTTTCCCCCGCCGAGAGCGTGGCGAGTCGCGACTCCCTCGGCGGGCCCGCTCCCGACACGGTCGCCGAGAGCCTCGAGTCGGCCCGCGCCGAACTCGCGGCCGACGAGGAGACCGTCGCGGCCGTCGGGGCCGACCTCGAGGTCGCCCACGAGGTGCTCCGCGCGGAGGTGAGCGGCTATGTCTGA
- the lysW gene encoding lysine biosynthesis protein LysW produces MAECVECGADVTLHDDLEVGEIVDCTTCGAELEVVDVEPPVLERAPELEEDWGE; encoded by the coding sequence ATGGCAGAATGCGTTGAGTGTGGGGCGGACGTGACCCTGCACGACGATTTGGAAGTGGGAGAGATCGTCGACTGTACGACATGCGGTGCGGAACTGGAAGTAGTGGACGTCGAGCCGCCAGTCCTCGAGCGAGCGCCGGAGCTCGAAGAGGACTGGGGTGAGTGA
- the lysX gene encoding lysine biosynthesis protein LysX, with product MTLKIGLLYSRIRKDEKLLLNELRERGHEVEKIDVRKESFDIAEAPEVFADLDVVIDRCLATSRSLYATQFCEAYGVPVVNSHETAAICADKVKNSLALESAGVPTPATKVAFTKESALEAIEEFGYPCVLKPVVGSWGRLMAKLDSRDAAEAILEHKATLGHYEHKVFYVQEFVEKPGRDVRVLAVDGEPIAAMARSSEHWLTNAAKGAKTEAFELDDEAIELVEKASDAVGGGLLGVDLMETGDSYTVHEVNHTVEFKALNDAVDDDVAGAVVDWLEEKADDDHEAVEVTA from the coding sequence GTGACCTTGAAGATAGGATTACTCTACTCCCGGATCCGTAAGGACGAGAAGCTCCTGTTGAACGAGCTTCGCGAGCGCGGCCACGAGGTCGAGAAGATCGACGTCCGCAAGGAGTCGTTCGACATCGCCGAGGCCCCCGAGGTCTTTGCCGACCTCGACGTCGTGATCGACCGCTGTCTCGCGACGAGCCGGAGCCTCTACGCCACGCAGTTCTGTGAGGCCTACGGGGTTCCCGTCGTCAACAGCCACGAGACTGCAGCGATCTGTGCGGACAAGGTCAAGAACAGTCTGGCGCTCGAGTCCGCGGGCGTGCCCACGCCCGCGACGAAGGTGGCGTTCACCAAAGAGAGCGCCCTCGAGGCGATCGAGGAGTTCGGTTATCCCTGCGTGCTCAAGCCCGTCGTCGGCTCGTGGGGTCGCCTGATGGCGAAGCTCGATTCGCGCGACGCCGCCGAAGCGATCTTAGAGCACAAGGCCACCCTGGGCCACTACGAGCACAAGGTGTTCTACGTCCAGGAGTTCGTCGAGAAACCCGGCCGCGACGTCCGTGTGCTCGCCGTCGATGGCGAGCCGATCGCGGCGATGGCCCGTTCTTCCGAGCACTGGCTCACGAACGCCGCGAAGGGAGCGAAAACCGAAGCGTTCGAGCTCGACGACGAGGCAATCGAGCTCGTCGAGAAGGCGAGCGACGCCGTCGGTGGCGGCCTGCTCGGCGTCGACCTCATGGAGACCGGTGACAGTTACACCGTCCACGAGGTCAACCACACCGTCGAGTTCAAGGCGCTCAACGACGCCGTCGACGACGATGTCGCCGGCGCCGTCGTCGACTGGCTCGAGGAGAAAGCAGACGACGACCACGAGGCAGTCGAGGTGACCGCCTGA
- the argC gene encoding N-acetyl-gamma-glutamyl-phosphate reductase, with translation MAVGTDQDADGTTDAVTASVVGGSGFTGGELLRLLDGHPNVEIVQATSRSYAGKSVGSKHPPLRGRDLRFSDPEDLESVDVLFTATPHGVSMGQIEEFLEIADTVVDLSADFRLNTEAQYEEWYEGHDAPEYLERAEYALPEINRENLPGAEIIAGGGCNATATILGLYPLVEAGIVDGDQQIVVDVKVGSSEGGAGGGEASSHPERSGVVRPYAPTGHRHEAEIEQWLDTSVAFTCHAVDMVRGASATSHVFPSGPVSKGDLWKAYRGAYEDEPFVRMAAGGSGVYRYPEPKAVAGTNYAEVGFELDPSNKRVVVFSAIDNMMKGSAGQAVHAANIALGLAETAGLDFAGLHPVGAP, from the coding sequence ATGGCCGTCGGAACGGACCAGGATGCCGACGGCACGACCGACGCCGTCACCGCGTCGGTCGTCGGCGGCAGCGGTTTCACCGGCGGCGAGCTGCTGCGGTTGCTCGACGGGCACCCGAACGTCGAGATCGTACAGGCGACGAGTCGCAGCTACGCCGGCAAGAGCGTCGGCTCGAAACATCCGCCGCTTCGCGGCCGAGACCTGCGCTTTAGCGATCCGGAAGACCTAGAGAGCGTCGACGTCCTCTTTACGGCGACGCCCCACGGCGTTTCGATGGGCCAAATTGAGGAGTTCCTCGAGATCGCCGACACCGTCGTCGACCTCTCGGCTGACTTCCGGCTCAACACGGAAGCACAGTACGAGGAGTGGTACGAGGGCCACGACGCGCCCGAATACCTCGAAAGGGCCGAGTACGCCCTCCCCGAGATCAACCGGGAGAACCTCCCCGGTGCCGAGATCATCGCTGGCGGCGGCTGTAACGCCACCGCGACGATCCTCGGCCTCTATCCGCTCGTCGAAGCTGGCATCGTCGACGGCGACCAGCAGATCGTCGTCGACGTGAAAGTCGGTTCCTCGGAAGGCGGCGCAGGCGGCGGCGAAGCCTCGAGTCACCCGGAACGTTCGGGCGTCGTCCGCCCCTACGCGCCGACGGGCCACCGCCACGAAGCCGAGATCGAGCAGTGGCTCGACACCTCGGTGGCGTTCACCTGCCACGCCGTGGACATGGTCCGTGGCGCGAGCGCGACGAGCCACGTCTTCCCCTCGGGACCGGTCTCGAAGGGCGACCTCTGGAAAGCCTACCGTGGCGCCTACGAGGACGAACCGTTCGTCCGCATGGCCGCCGGTGGCTCTGGCGTCTACCGCTACCCCGAGCCGAAAGCGGTCGCGGGCACGAACTACGCCGAGGTCGGCTTCGAACTCGATCCCAGCAACAAGCGCGTCGTGGTCTTCTCGGCCATCGACAACATGATGAAGGGATCGGCCGGGCAGGCCGTCCACGCGGCCAATATCGCACTCGGCTTAGCGGAGACGGCCGGCCTCGACTTTGCGGGACTGCACCCCGTGGGAGCGCCATGA
- a CDS encoding acetylglutamate/acetylaminoadipate kinase: MTTVVKIGGARAVDPAGALADVAKLVEEGEEVVLTHGGSTAVDETLEELGEEPTYVETPGGVVGRFTDERTIDVFKMVMPGKLNTDLVEALQNEGVNAVGLTGTDGKLLEGKRKSAVRVLEDGKKKIKRGDHSGTIESVNADLLEMLLSGGYTPVVSVPVLGKEKSGGYTAVNADADRAAAAVAGALGADLVLLTDVSGVYEDPEDESTKIDSASTPEAFETVKSAAEGFMTKKVMAAEEALEGGAASVVVADANAEEPISSALAGEGTTLEPGALDAESETEAAQ, from the coding sequence ATGACGACGGTAGTCAAAATCGGTGGCGCACGCGCGGTCGACCCCGCGGGCGCACTGGCCGACGTGGCGAAGTTAGTCGAGGAGGGCGAGGAGGTCGTCCTTACCCACGGCGGCTCGACCGCCGTCGACGAGACGCTCGAGGAACTCGGCGAAGAGCCAACCTACGTCGAGACACCCGGCGGCGTCGTCGGCCGCTTTACCGACGAGCGCACCATCGACGTCTTCAAGATGGTGATGCCGGGCAAGCTCAACACCGACCTCGTCGAGGCGCTCCAGAACGAGGGCGTGAACGCCGTCGGCCTCACCGGCACGGACGGCAAACTGCTCGAGGGGAAACGCAAGTCGGCCGTGCGCGTACTCGAGGACGGCAAGAAGAAAATAAAGCGTGGTGACCACTCGGGCACGATCGAGTCGGTCAACGCCGACCTGCTCGAGATGCTGCTTTCGGGCGGCTACACGCCCGTCGTCTCCGTCCCGGTGCTCGGGAAGGAGAAGTCGGGTGGCTACACGGCCGTCAACGCCGACGCCGACCGCGCAGCCGCCGCCGTGGCGGGTGCGCTCGGGGCCGACCTCGTACTCCTCACCGACGTTTCGGGCGTCTACGAGGACCCAGAGGACGAGTCGACGAAGATCGATTCGGCGTCGACCCCCGAGGCGTTCGAGACCGTCAAATCCGCCGCGGAAGGCTTCATGACCAAGAAAGTCATGGCCGCAGAGGAAGCCCTCGAAGGCGGCGCCGCCTCGGTCGTCGTCGCCGACGCCAACGCGGAGGAACCGATCTCGAGTGCGCTGGCGGGCGAGGGGACGACCCTCGAGCCCGGCGCGCTCGACGCCGAATCGGAGACGGAGGCCGCACAATGA